The following proteins come from a genomic window of Aspergillus luchuensis IFO 4308 DNA, chromosome 3, nearly complete sequence:
- a CDS encoding uncharacterized protein (COG:S;~EggNog:ENOG410PKVH) has protein sequence MRSPGPPCQYEGQYCWQGPVSKKYYWIKTSLRTLVINVEQGGILETHDDVLAMCDTAICRKLSTPFETKPGFQQSHVRLSSSANKYQCPSISVCTTFKLFITGQ, from the coding sequence ATGAGATCCCCAGGGCCTCCTTGCCAGTACGAGGGCCAGTATTGCTGGCAGGGTCCGGTGAGTAAAAAGTATTACTGGATCAAAACATCACTGAGAACCCTTGTTATAAATGTGGAACAAGGGGGTATCCTGGAGAcccatgatgatgttctAGCAATGTGCGATACAGCTATATGCAGAAAATTGTCAACGCCTTTCGAAACAAAGCCAGGTTTCCAACAATCTCATGTCAGGCTCAGCTCTTCCGCAAATAAATATCAGTGTCCATCTATCTCAGTCTGCACGACCTTCAAACTCTTCATTACTGGACAATGA
- a CDS encoding uncharacterized protein (COG:S;~EggNog:ENOG410Q1DK;~InterPro:IPR036879,IPR002100;~PFAM:PF00319;~go_function: GO:0003677 - DNA binding [Evidence IEA];~go_function: GO:0046983 - protein dimerization activity [Evidence IEA]), which translates to MSKESNKQKSPKSPTSPKKMMRQKRDRRKKSLLRKAYEYSKLCDADVCLGIRIRESGQVTTFLSDSTGFWSGLSSQLEIYYPRPTEKTEKDFDSNPTTDEDNSAAAEDVKGGEQ; encoded by the exons ATGTCAAAGGAATCAAACAAGCAGAAGTCACCTAAGTCACCCACCTCacccaagaagatgatgcgaCAGAAACGAGACCGGCGTAAAAAGAGCCTCTTACGAAAGGCCTACGAATACAGCAAGCTGTGTGATGCTGACGTCTGCCTGGGTATTCGCATTCGAGAGTCTGGCCAGGTCACTACATTTCTCTCCGATTCGACAGGATTCTGGTCAGGCCTTTCCTCGCAACTA GAAATATACTATCCACGGCCGACTGAGAAAACGGAGAAGGATTTTGACTCCAATCCTACAACTGATGAGGATAACTCAGCCGCAGCCGAAGACGTCAAAGGGGGAGAACAATGA
- a CDS encoding uncharacterized protein (COG:K;~EggNog:ENOG410Q2SA;~InterPro:IPR036864,IPR007219,IPR001138;~PFAM:PF00172,PF04082;~go_function: GO:0000981 - DNA-binding transcription factor activity, RNA polymerase II-specific [Evidence IEA];~go_function: GO:0003677 - DNA binding [Evidence IEA];~go_function: GO:0008270 - zinc ion binding [Evidence IEA];~go_process: GO:0006351 - transcription, DNA-templated [Evidence IEA];~go_process: GO:0006355 - regulation of transcription, DNA-templated [Evidence IEA]), producing MMGFANDFGLPPLCAMEDTLESYPFGVAAPNEPSFTLAPEHSAVGGTAKQPWVPESPRDVIPLAFRPSSRLDFVDRPGSYRYPSSSSSSREVQGSAGKVAIPRITCDSSKSQVRRCTKACGPCRQRKIKCDGNKPVCRPCVDRNVSCFYTDVKRVRDRKQLSVLQRKVEQYERLLHDLEEVDGNVARRVRTALRGFDATSATADDGDSDSSNSSVGSLNGLDLVQEDLNRSEKSVATGFFGKNSEVAWMQGLEDEAKNRSWRKAESLDSEASKAVRIRLPLPCSQMQSTEISAITFYLDDISLPLLDSVDPYELPPKGLADQFFTAYVESVHPSFNVVRKTAFVLQYQRFFSQPTHPSRRWLAILNMIFAIGCRYCQAVNGGADGDYDDLVYMNRARKLALDEGYIFKHADLQQVQVEFLMALYLVSKYQINRAFTFSGMAFRSAISLGINLRFVDGQTEYPAKEARIRLWWSIFLLEHLLTAVTGRASCMGESLSATRLPIPFEEEAFGRPDILSLFQDSVSRIDRLKLTLLQTEEEARASVSWLASCEPSPSLFFHCLVDLAAIGQDIIINVYSIQGVHDSGSQIEQRIRKYSSILDMWLSKVPEAYRFTSVNSDGVDIPGGNNSQWKRERISLAMNYYSTRIMLCRPCLTHTGSPLSIRSADPEVAQHSCPNSRPNSSSCTQFRSSMALMCIRSARSLLACLPQTPDIMWITAMTPWWCILHYIMQATTAILCHLSSWPSGPSEHPAHPVFSDLGSTVREIKKAMRWLHHMAYRHAAPGRAFRQCNSILRRIAPSLGIDLSDLPIAETTGEDVSHLIGSIDERKVNKVQSARDVSAPHSN from the exons ATGATGGGATTTGCAAATGATTTCGGCCTCCCTCCGCTTTGTGCGATGGAGGACACGCTAGAGTCGTACCCCTTCGGTGTCGCGGCGCCCAATGAACCCTCCTTTACACTTGCGCCCGAGCATTCGGCCGTTGGGGGAACTGCCAAGCAGCCCTGGGTCCCCGAGAGCCCAAGGGACGTTATTCCCCTGGCCTTTCGCCCGTCTTCCCGGCTGGATTTTGTGGACCGACCGGGCTCATATCGctatccatcttcatcatcgtcatcccgcGAAGTACAGGGCTCAGCTGGCAAAGTTGCTATTCCCCGCATAACGTGCGACAGCAGCAAGTCGCAAGTCCGGCGGTGCACAAAAGCCTGTGGACCATGTCGGCAGCGGAAGATCAAGTGTGACGGGAACAAACCGGTCTGCCGACCGTGTGTAGACCGCAATGTCAGTTGTTTCTATACAGATGTTAAGCGGGTTCGCGACCGCAAGCAACTATCGGTCCTGCAGAGGAAGGTCGAGCAATATGAGCGGCTGTTACATGATTTGGAGGAGGTCGACGGGAATGTGGCTAGGCGTGTTCGAACGGCTCTCAGG GGGTTCGATGCAACGTCTGCTACTGCTGATGACGGCGATTCCGACTCTTCGAATTCCTCAGTCGGGTCGCTGAACGGGCTAGACTTAGTCCAGGAGGACTTGAACCGAAGCGAAAAGTCCGTCGCTACCGGATTCTTTGGGAAAAACTCGGAGGTAGCGTGGATGCAGGggcttgaagatgaagcaaaGAATCGAAGCTGGAGGAAAGCAGAATCACTGGATTCCGAGGCCAGTAAGGCTGTCAGGATCCGACTGCCACTTCCATGCTCGCAGATGCAGAGCACAGAGATTTCAGCGATCACCTTTTACTTGGACGATATCAGTCTCCCGTTGTTGGACTCGGTTGATCCGTACGAACTTCCGCCGAAGGGTCTTGCTGACCAGTTTTTCACAGCATACGTGGAGTCGGTCCATCCTTCGTTCAACGTTGTCCGGAAGACGGCCTTTGTACTCCAGTACCAGCGGTTCTTCAGTCAACCGACCCACCCCTCGCGACGTTGGCTGGCCATTTTGAACATGATCTTCGCTATTGGGTGTCGGTATTGTCAAGCCGTGAACGGCGGAGCAGACGGCGATTACGACGATCTCGTGTATATGAACCGGGCGCGAAAGCTGGCCCTGGATGAAGGTTATATCTTCAAACATGCCGATCTTCAGCAAGTACAGGTCGAGTTCCTGATGGCGCTATATCTCGTTAGCAAATATCAGATCAATAG GGCATTTACGTTCTCCGGTATGGCATTCCGGTCCGCCATATCGCTGGGAATCAACCTGCGCTTTGTGGACGGTCAAACGGAATATCCCGCCAAAGAGGCTCGTATTCGGCTGTGGTGGTcgatcttcctcctcgagcATCTCCTTACGGCGGTCACTGGCCGGGCCTCTTGCATGGGCGAAAGCCTCAGTGCCACGCGATTACCAATACCgttcgaagaagaggccTTTGGCAGACCGGACATACTGTCTCTTTTTCAAGACTCCGTATCACGTATCGACCGCCTCAAACTCACGCTCCTtcagacggaggaggaagcgcGTGCCAGTGTGTCCTGGCTCGCATCCTGTGAACCCAGCCCGTCACTGTTCTTTCACTGTCTTGTGGACCTAGCTGCCATCGGGcaggatatcatcatcaacgttTATAGTATTCAAGGTGTCCACGACTCTGGGAGCCAGATTGAGCAGCGAATCCGAAAATATAGCAGTATTCTAGACATGTGGCTCAGTAAGGTTCCCGAGGCCTACCGATTCACCTCGGTGAACAGCGATGGGGTAGACATTCCGGGTGGCAACAACAGCCAATGGAAGCGAGAACGCATTTCCTTAGCCATGAACTACTACAGCACTCGTATCATGCTTTGCCGCCCGTGCCTCACGCACACTGGTTCGCCATTGAGTATTCGGTCTGCTGATCCAGAAGTTGCCCAGCATTCGTGCCCGAATTCACGCCCAAACTCCAGTAGTTGCACGCAGTTCCGCTCCAGTATGGCCCTCATGTGTATTCGTTCCGCCCGCTCCCTCCTTGCATGTCTTCCTCAGACACCAGACATCATGTGGATCACTGCAATGACTCCTTGGTGGTGCATCCTCCATTACATTATGCAAGCGACAACCGCTATTCTTTGTCATCTTTCCAGCTGGCCATCTGGGCCCAGCGAACACCCCGCTCATCCCGTCTTCTCCGATCTGGGGAGCACGGTCAGGGAGATTAAGAAGGCCATGCGCTGGCTCCACCACATGGCATACAGACATGCGGCTCCCGGACGCGCATTCCGGCAGTGCAACAGCATTCTGCGGCGTATTGCCCCGAGCCTGGGTATTGACCTCAGTGATCTCCCAATTGCAGAGACTACTGGTGAAGATGTATCACATTTGATTGGCAGCATTGACGAACGCAAGGTTAACAAAGTTCAATCTGCCCGAGATGTTTCAGCACCACATTCCAATTGA
- a CDS encoding Zn(II)2Cys6 transcription factor (COG:K;~EggNog:ENOG410Q1WU;~InterPro:IPR036864,IPR007219,IPR001138;~go_function: GO:0000981 - DNA-binding transcription factor activity, RNA polymerase II-specific [Evidence IEA];~go_function: GO:0003677 - DNA binding [Evidence IEA];~go_function: GO:0008270 - zinc ion binding [Evidence IEA];~go_process: GO:0006351 - transcription, DNA-templated [Evidence IEA];~go_process: GO:0006355 - regulation of transcription, DNA-templated [Evidence IEA]) yields MSTPPRSQPPRVFLLHKPLAPALRPETADRPMPFNTNVSVSPILPKQKASTACRECKRLKCKCSIGSGTTVCDRCIKNQTLCVFDLDEDMRRKLSHKRKLNELEAERGFLQQLVNTLRDSSDDKALQLLGLIRSQAPPAELQLYIKNAMTDGVRQQSPVGADMYDRTRSPSNTIDFHRPSPHRALTIKRLHSSPVYRVPAEPWTSVTKSDEFVSHLVSLWLTWSQPFHNWIDRDLFLRDAQAANLNSQCCSPFLMNCILTEACFYSDHPEAYADPTDLNSKGLHFYEEAKRWYDRMDGQHDLTTLQGCGVFTICKAALGKGEAAWWHLGQLRSLAADHTETYSELAPLTPEGRAATNAIWGIYNISVTTSITWMKYLATTQPDRPLLPCDHGPAETWVPYPREASPVQSHIACVFNNLCELSTINTDASALVFGSGQIPPPDSLPRTLQKIRARLDGWRDNLPECLTPEKVTVPHALTLHMVYHASIMNLWGSLKGPSDAAKAGTEGMTFAAREVCLDAAKSVVQLLRIYRAKWGIDYMCLTTVSCLSTALFTLLSELGDLGRKSAFAELCVVARACSRRWPLMKGLMRMLQLSARKNHVSLLPETHALFVDFEATIWERHDDERFKSIYPNFCI; encoded by the exons ATGTCAACTCCTCCCCGTTCCCAACCGCCCCGAGTCTTCCTGCTCCATAAGCCTCTTGCCCCCGCCCTGCGTCCCGAAACTGCTGACAGGCCTATGCCATTCAACACGAATGTCTCTGTATCACCTATTTTACCCAAACAAAAGGCTTCAACTGCCTGTCGCGAGTGCAAGCGCTTAAAATGCAAG TGTTCCATCGGAAGCGGAACCACGGTGTGTGACCGATGCATCAAAAATCAGACCCTTTGTGTCTTCGACCTAGACGAGGATATGCGACGGAAGCTATCCCACAAGCGCAAGCTTAACGAACTGGAAGCAGAGCGTGGGTTtttgcagcagctggtgaaTACGCTGCGCGACAGCTCCGATGACAAGGCCCTGCAGCTGCTAGGTCTCATCCGCAGTCAAGCACCCCCTGCCGAATTACAGCTCTACATTAAAAATGCCATGACCGATGGGGTTCGGCAGCAGAGTCCCGTTGGGGCCGACATGTACGACCGCACGCGATCGCCATCCAACACCATAGACTTCCATCGCCCATCCCCACATCGCGCTCTGACTATCAAGCGACTGCACAGTTCTCCCGTCTATCGCGTCCCCGCAGAGCCCTGGACGTCGGTCACCAAATCCGATGAATTTGTATCGCATCTGGTCTCACTCTGGCTTACGTGGAGTCAGCCTTTCCATAATTGGATCGATCGTGACCTTTTCCTCCGCGATGCTCAGGCAGCGAATCTCAATTCCCAGTGCTGTTCTCCGTTTCTGATGAACTGCATTCTTACAGAAGCATGC TTCTATTCAGATCACCCAGAAGCGTACGCGGACCCTACCGACCTCAATTCAAAGGGGCTTCATTTTTACGAGGAGGCGAAACGATGGTACGATAGAATGGATGGTCAGCATGACTTGACTACCTTGCAAGGCTGCGGGGTGTTTACCATCTG CAAAGCTGCACTGGGAAAGGGCGAAGCTGCATGGTGGCATCTAGGTCAGCTTCGCAGTTTGGCCGCTGATCACACAGAAACATACTCGGAATTAGCTCCTTTAACACCAGAGGGTCGTGCTGCGACTAATGCTATCTGGGgcatatataatatctcaGT AACTACCTCGATCACATGGATGAAGTATCTCGCAACTACTCAGCCAGATCGACCTCTTCTCCCATGCGACCACGGCCCTGCTGAGACCTGGGTTCCGTATCCACGCGAAGCCAGTCCCGTTCAGTCACATATCGCTTGTGTGTTCAACAACCTCTGCGAGCTCAGCACCATCAATACGGATGCGAGTGCACTAGTCTTTGGCAGTGGCCAGATACCGCCCCCAGATAGTCTTCCGCGCACTTTGCAGAAAATACGGGCAAGAttagatggatggagagataATTTGCCGGAGTGTCTTACTCCGGAAAAGGTTACAGTACCGCATGCTCTTACTTTACA CATGGTTTACCACGCAAGTATCATGAATCTTTGGGGATCCCTCAAGGGGCCAAGTGATGCTGCTAAGGCCGGCACCGAAGGCATGACGTTTGCAGCGAGAGAAGTCTGCCTGGACGCGGCGAAATCCGTtgttcagctcctccgcatTTATCGCGCGAAGTGGGGGATTGACTACATGTGTCTTACCACCGTAAGTTGCCTGAGCACGGCGCTTTTCACTTTGCTAAGCGAGCTCGGTGACCTGGGGCGTAAGAGCGCCTTCGCGGAGCTCTGCGTAGTCGCCCGTGCCTGTTCCCGCAGGTGGCCCCTGATGAAGGGCCTCATGCGCATGTTGCAGCTTTCAGCGCGGAAAAACCATGTGAGTCTTCTCCCAGAGACCCACGCGCTGTTTGTTGACTTCGAAGCAACCATATGGGAGAGACATGATGACGAGCGCTTTAAGAGTATTTATCCCAACTTTTGCATCTAG
- a CDS encoding uncharacterized protein (COG:S;~EggNog:ENOG410PUUG;~InterPro:IPR011009): MENSSPPDYQALYLRAEEERQREAELRKQAEERERQAEERQRQAEEHQQQAEQERDQEREQTRQTTFAELIRYCHNYTSLCLRVESPSRSTTGTVPAPKGKRCPLQLLPWTECTAIQQEIYHSVCTYLAPPGQPAAQVFPSRTVLKGFGEEFKKRAISSEQDLQSYERFGVENYVRDIITELCRIRAAREEFQLGNGIQFDNHANALDAVDADQSKTDKSANSRPDQYCIHRVDGDKNTIIMTVEYKPPHKLSVENLRAGLRPMQFWDEVVRPDSVPTEGPEKLRYNAAWLTGSAVVQEYHVMLQEGLEYSYLTNGFALVLLRVPYDNPGTLYYHLCEPNMEVNPDDELGSLQQPLTAVARVLCLCLMSFRSQYRDQEWRNATKKLPKWKTSFDHTRSQIPESELQQNPPDSQHTASEYTSSEPTTSEYIPSSSPAPPPADIRRIPTRSRASCASPNLTPRHDSDSDADQAPGGRKRGFSQVASFPSSPSAQRSAHLAGDQYTPIGSQGQQHTAQFCTQKCLRSLQRGGQLDVNCPNVMLHRQGGDSSQHPINAKTLIKQLKQQLDENIDRDCTPMGGCGASGVPFKVTYTAYGYTMVGKGTTPRRWEEVKREEVVYRVLDQAQASAVPVFLGAIDLAKSYFVHGAGEICHMLIMAWGGEPIHKIERDTTITREIARSEKEICSLGVSHQDLRSDNILWNAELGRALIIDFHCSKLNHRPMKRRVKPPGRHPCRELHKRKRLCIV, encoded by the coding sequence ATGGAAAACAGCAGCCCACCCGACTACCAAGCGCTCTATTTGagggcagaggaggaacgcCAGCGGGAAGCAGAGCTTAGGAAACAAGCTGAGGAACGCGAACGACAAGCTGAGGAACGCCAACGACAAGCTGAGGaacatcagcagcaagcagagCAGGAAAGGGACCAGGAAAGAGAGCAAACACGACAAACCACCTTTGCAGAGCTAATTCGATACTGTCACAACTATACTTCTCTATGCCTGAGAGTCGAAAGTCCGTCCCGTTCTACGACGGGAACGGTTCCGGCGCCAAAGGGGAAGCGCTGTCCGCTGCAACTTCTGCCTTGGACCGAGTGCACAGCCATACAGCAAGAGATCTATCACTCCGTTTGTACTTATTTAGCACCGCCTGGACAACCTGCTGCACAAGTGTTTCCGTCGCGTACTGTCCTAAAGGGGTTTGGggaagagttcaagaagaGAGCTATAAGCAGTGAGCAGGATCTGCAAAGCTATGAAAGATTCGGGGTGGAGAACTATGTCCGTGATATTATCACGGAACTCTGCAGGATACGTGCTGCTCGAGAGGAATTTCAGTTAGGCAATGGAATTCAGTTCGATAACCATGCAAATGCCCTCGATGCGGTTGACGCCGACCAGTCTAAAACAGATAAATCGGCGAATTCCCGACCGGATCAATATTGTATCCACCGGGTCGACGGTGATAAAAATACAATTATTATGACAGTTGAGTACAAGCCGCCCCATAAACTATCCGTGGAGAATCTTCGAGCGGGTTTGCGACCGATGCAGTTCTGGGATGAAGTGGTCAGACCGGACTCCGTTCCCACGGAGGGGCCCGAGAAACTGAGATATAATGCGGCCTGGCTAACCGGCTCGGCTGTGGTTCAGGAGTATCATGTCATGCTCCAGGAAGGGCTCGAGTACTCATATCTGACTAATGGATTCGCATTGGTTTTGCTGCGGGTCCCCTATGATAATCCGGGCACCTTATACTATCATCTCTGTGAACCCAACATGGAAGTTAACCCGGATGATGAACTGGGTTCTTTACAACAGCCGCTAACAGCTGTTGCTCGGGTCTTGTGTTTATGCCTCATGAGTTTCCGCTCACAATATCGTGACCAGGAGTGGCGGAATGCCACAAAGAAGCTGCCAAAATGGAAGACAAGTTTCGATCATACACGTTCCCAGATCCCAGAATCGGAATTGCAACAAAACCCGCCCGATTCACAACATACAGCATCGGAGTATACGAGCTCCGAACCTACTACATCAGAATATATaccgtcttcgtctcctgCTCCACCCCCTGCCGACATCCGTCGAATACCCACCCGGTCTCGAGCTAGCTGCGCGTCGCCGAATCTGACACCACGTCATGATTCTGACTCTGACGCAGATCAAGCtccaggaggaaggaagcgTGGCTTCAGTCAGGTTGCATCCTttccttcgtctccatctgCTCAACGATCAGCACATCTGGCGGGAGATCAATATACCCCGATCGGCAGCCAAGGTCAGCAGCACACTGCACAGTTTTGCACGCAGAAATGTCTACGTAGCCTGCAACGAGGTGGTCAGCTGGATGTTAATTGCCCAAATGTCATGCTCCACCGACAGGGGGGGGACAGCAGCCAACACCCCATCAATGCCAAAACACTGATCAAGCAACTCAAACAGCAACTAGATGAAAATATCGACCGAGACTGTACACCAATGGGGGGTTGTGGCGCATCGGGAGTCCCATTTAAAGTCACATATACGGCATATGGATATACTATGGTCGGTAAAGGAACAACTCCCCGACGGTGGGAGGAGGTCAAACGTGAAGAAGTCGTATACCGTGTACTCGACCAAGCACAGgcttctgctgttcctgttttTCTGGGGGCAATCGATTTGGCCAAATCCTACTTCGTACATGGAGCTGGCGAGATCTGCCACATGCTCATCATGGCCTGGGGGGGTGAGCCCATACATAAGATAGAGCGTGACACTACGATCACACGTGAGATTGCGAGgtctgagaaggagatctgTTCCTTGGGAGTCTCACACCAGGACCTCCGGTCGGACAATATTCTGTGGAACGCCGAGCTGGGACGGGCCCTGATCATTGACTTTCATTGCTCGAAACTGAATCACCGACCTATGAAAAGGCGGGTGAAGCCACCCGGAAGGCATCCGTGTAGAGAACTGCACAAGCGTAAACGACTTTGTATTGTCTAA